One region of Tachysurus fulvidraco isolate hzauxx_2018 chromosome 9, HZAU_PFXX_2.0, whole genome shotgun sequence genomic DNA includes:
- the surf4l gene encoding surfeit 4, like, translating to MVRNSLMSTAEDVADQFLRVTKQYLPHVARLCLISTFLEDGIRMWFQWSEQKEYIESSWGCGFFLASLFVLINLLGQLGGCVLILSRNFVEYACFGLFGIIGLQTIAYSILWDPKFLMRNLALGGGLLLLLAESRSEGRSMFAGVPTVRESSPKQYMQLGGRVLLVLMFMTLLHFDANFLSILQNLVGTALIILVAIGFKTKLAALTLVVWLFIINVYFNAFWTIPTYRPMHDFLKYDFFQTTSVIGGLLLVVARGPGGVSMDEKKKEW from the exons atggtcCGGAACAGTTTAATGAGCACCGCGGAGGACGTGGCGGATCAG TTCTTGCGAGTGACGAAGCAGTACCTTCCCCATGTAGCGAGATTGTGTCTGATCAGCACCTTCCTAGAAGATGGTATCAGGATGTGGTTCCAGTGGAGTGAGCAGAAAGAGTACATTGAGAGCTCTTGGGGCTGTGGCTTCTTCCTCGCCTCACTTTTCGTCTTAATAAATTTACTGGGCCAGCTGG GAGGTTGTGTATTGATCCTGAGCAGAAATTTTGTGGAATATGCCTGTTTTGGATTAtttggaatcattggattgcAG ACAATTGCCTACAGCATTTTGTGGGACCCAAAGTTTTTGATGAG gAACCTGGCACTTGGGGGTGGCTTGCTGTTACTTCTGGCTGAGTCACGTTCAGAAGGCAGAAGCATGTTTGCTGGAGTTCCCACGGTGCGAGAGAGCTCTCCTAAGCAGTACATGCAGCTCGGAGGACGTGTTCTGCTTGTACTAATGTTCATGACCCTGCTCCATTTTGATGCCAACTTCCTCTct ATCTTACAGAACCTTGTGGGCACAGCTCTAATTATCCTGGTGGCCATCGGGTTTAAGACAAAGCTGGCTGCTCTCACTCTGGTTGTCTGGCTTTTCATCATCAATGTTTACTTCAATGCCTTCTGGACCATTCCGACTTACAGGCCTATGCATGACTTCCTCAAGTATGACTTCTTCCAGACCACATCTGTGATCGGAGGTCTGCTGCTTGTGGTAGCACGAGGTCCCGGTGGAGTCTCCATGGACGAGAAGAAGAAGGAGTGGTGA